DNA sequence from the Actinomycetota bacterium genome:
CATCTCCCGCGGCCGCAACATCGCGATCGCCGCGGCGACCCACGAGGTCCTCGCGGTCTCGGATGCCGATTGCGTCCTCGAGCCCGACTGGCTCGAGCGACTCCTCGCGCCGATCGAGGCGGGGGCCGACGTCGCGATGGGCGCCTATCGACCGATCACCGATTCCTTCTTCTCCGAGTGCATGGCATCGGTGAACCTTCCCGCGCCCGAGGAGATCGACGCCGACATGTTCATGCCCTCGGCGCGATCGGTCGCCTACACGCGGGCCGCGATCGATGCTGCGGGTGGCTACCCGGAGTGGCTCGACATCGGCGAGGACATGTACGTGAACCACCGTTGGCGCGATCTCGGACTCGACCTGCGGGCGGCGCAGGACGCGATCGTCCACTGGCGTCTGCGGCCCGGGCCCGCCGCGACCTGGCGCCAATACTTCCGCTACGCGCGCGGGGATGCGATCGCGGGGATGTACACCGACCGCCACGCGCTCCGGTTCGGGGTGTACGCGGGACTGATCGCGGCGCTCGCGTCGCGCCGGCGCTGGCCGAAGGTCCTCGCGATCGCGGCCGGGGCGGCGTACGCGGCGACACCGGTGCGCCGGGCGCTCGCGCGTTTCACCGATCCGAGGAACCGGACGGCCGCCGCCGTCGCGGTTCCCGTCCTCATGGCGTTCGTGGACCTGGCCAAGATGGCCGGCTTCCTCGCCGGGCAGATCGCCAAGCGTCGCGGACGTCGTTGAGCGCCGTCCCGGCGACTCATGGGATGTCGTAGAAGCCGCCGCCGCTCTTCCGGCCGAGCCGGCCTTCTTCGACCATCCGTCGCAGCACGGGAGCGGGTGCGTACCGCTCGTCGTCCAGCGACCGCTCGAGCACCTCGCAGATCGCGACGACGACATCGATCCCGATCAGGTCGGCCAGGCGCAAGGGTCCCATCGGATGGCCGAGGCCGAGCTCGATCGCGGTGTCGATGTCCTCCCGAGTCGCGCGACCCTCCTCGAACACACGCGCGGCATCGTTCAGGTACGGGATCAGCAGCCGGTTCACGATGAACCCGGCTCGATCGACGCTCCGGACGCACGTCTTGCCGAGGCGTTCCCCGACGCCGCGCGCGAGTCCGAAGGTCTCCTCCGAGGTGGTGTCGGCCGCGATCAACTCCAGGAGGCGCATCACCTGGGGCGGGTTGAAGAAGTGCATGCCGATCACCCTGTCGGGGCGGCCGGTCGCACCCGCGAGCTCTCCGATCGGGATCGACGAGGTGTTCGAGGCGAGGACGACCTCCTGGTCCAGGACCGCATCGAGCCGGCGGAAGATCCCGAGCTTCGCGTCCCGATCCTCGGTCGCGGCCTCGATCACGAGATCGACCCCCGCGAGCTCGGCCACGTCGGTCACTCCCGACACCCGCTCCGCGATCGCCTCGCGCTCGTCGTCGGAGAGCTTGCCGCGTTCGACCGCCTTCCCCAGGGACGCGTCGATCCGTGCGCGCGCCGCGTCGACGAGTTCGTCGGTCGCCTCGAGGTAGACCACCTCGATCCCCGCGCGGGCCGCGACCTCGACGATGCCGGCGCCCATCGTGCCGGCTCCGACGACGCCGACCCTGTTCACATCGCTCGCTTCCACCGCGTGCCTGCCCCCTGCCGGCGGCGCGGTCTCCCGTGAGACCTGCGCCGTGTCCGGATTCGTCGGCGCGCAAGCGTACAATCGATGCTGGATGCGAGCTCGAATCACCCGACCGCGGACCCGGCGCTCTCGGACCCCCGTGCGTGGCCTTCCGACGTTCGCCGTGGCCACGGCCGGTGTGCTGGTGGGCCACCACCTGACCTACCTCCTCGCCCATCCCGGCGCGGACGATCGTCACGCGGCGCTCGCCCGGACCGGACACGACTACCTGCCGTCCGCGGGCAAGGTGGTGCTCGCGTTGCTCCTGGCCGGCGCGCTGACGCTGGTGCTGCGCGTGTGCGCGCGGGGTCCGTTCCGCGACCGCGGACCGGACACGATCGCGTCGCTGGTCGCGGCCCTGTGGGTCACCCAGGCCATCGTCTTCGTCTCGATCGAGGTGCTCGAGCGGCTCGTCGTCGGCGCTCCGCTCGGGGAGCTGGCCGGCGGCAGCATCCTGTCGGTCGGCTTGCTTGCGCTCGTCGCTCCCGCCCTGCTCGGTGCTCTCGCCCTCCGCTGGTTCCATCGAGCCGTGGGGGTCGTGCTCACCGCGATCGCGCGGCACCGTGCGCGCCCCGTCGTTCGATCTCCCCTGCGGCCCGGGTTCGTGGTGGCGCCCGCGCCCCCGCTGCTCTCCGGGGCCGCCGGTGTCCGTGGTCCTCCTCCTTCGTTCGGCCCCTGATCCATCTCCGACGCCGGTGCCCCGTTGCACGATGGCCACCGGCTCGAGCCGAAGGAGTCGATGCTGCATGCGAGGATCTCTGTACCGCCTGGGGGTCCTGACCGGGACCGCCGTGCTGTTCCTGACGGTGCTCGGGGCACTGACCGGCCCTGCGTCCGCGCACGGATCCGCGAGCTCGGGCGAGCACGAGTTCACGATCGGGTTCGGAACCGAACCCGCCTATCAGGGGTTCCCGAACAGCGCTCAGGTCATCATCACCCACCACGACGGGGAGCCCGTCACGAAGCTCGAGGGCGAGCTTCAGGTCGAGGTGACCTACGGCGACGAGTCGACGACCATACCGCTCGAGCCGAACTTCCTCCCCGGCGTGTACGGCGAGGAAGGCGACTACCGAGCATGGTTCGTTCCGAGTCGCGCGGGGCAGTACACGTTCCGCATCTTCGGGGAGCTAGCAGGCAAGAGGGTCAACGAGGAACTCACCTCCGGTCCCAAGACGTTCAGCGACGTCCTGGACACCGGGGCGGAGAGCTTCCCGGTACAGGATCCGACGACCGGAGAGCTCGCCGAGCGCCTCGATCGCGAGGTGCCACGGCTCAACCAGGAGATCGTCGCCTCGTCGACATCGACCTCGGACGAGGTGTCGTCCGCGCGCACGCTCGCGATCGTGGGCATCGTCGTCGGGGTGCTGGGCCTGATCGTCGGCGGCATCGCGCTGGCGGCGTCCAGGAAGTCTGGGACCGCGTAGGAGCCGCGCCGATGGACATCACGACCTCGGTCCGCTCCTCCTCGTGGGTGCGTCTGGCCCATGCGGGGGGCGCGGACGAGATCGCCGCGACGGCGTTCGTCCTCGTCGCCCTCTGGGCGGGATGGGTCGCGTGGAGCCGATTGTTCGGCAGCGGGTTCCGCCGGCTGCCGCGTCCGGGCGCGTGGATCGTGCTGGGCGCCGCGGTCGTGCTCCTCGCATCGGCCGTGTTCGTCCCCACCGCGATCTGGGGCCCGACCCCGCTGAGCGGCCCCCGGCCGGCATCCCCGGCACGGCTCGCGATCGCGTCACCGGTCGCAGGCGCTATCGTCACCGGTCCCGAGGTCGACGTCCGGATCGACCTGCGCGACGGGTCGGTCGTCGACGCGACGACGACCGAGGTCCGTCCCGACGAAGGGCACATCCATCTCATGCTGGACGGAGCGCTGATCGACATGACCTACGACGGCGCGCCGGTGCAACTCGACGACCTCGCGCCCGGTGAACACCGTCTCGAGGCCGAGTTCGTCGCCGCCGACCACGCGCCGTTCTCTCCTCGCGTGCGGTCGAGCACCGAGTTCGTGGTCGATGATGCCGCGAGTCGGGGACAGGCATGAGCCGCTCGAGGATCCGCGGCCCCGGGTGGCCGGTTCGTTCGGCGCTCGTCGCGGCACTTGCCGTCGTCCTCACGGGTCTGTGGGCGGCACCGGCGTCCGCACACGCGGCCCTCGAGTCCTCGACGCCGCGGGACGGCGCGATCCTCGAGACCTCGCCCTCCGAGATCCTCCTGCGGTTCAGCGAGCCACCGGATCTCGGGATCTCCGAGTTCGACCTGCTCGACGCCTCCGGAGGATCGATCGAGCTCGGCGGCCCACGAGCACCCGGGAACGGCCTCGTCGTGACGCTCCCCGTTCCGGATCTCGGCGATGGCTCCTACACCCTCGGATACCGCGTGACCTCGACGGTGGACGGCCACACCACGGGGGATGCGCTGACGTTCGGCATCGGGCAGCCGCCGGGGGTTCCGGCATCCACGGCGCCTTCGTTCCGAACACCGTCGCCGAGCCCACTGTCGGTGGCCGGGCGCTGGCTGCTGTACGTGGGGCTCGCGATGCTCGTATCGGCGACCTCGTCCTGGTTCCTGGTGTTCCGCCGTCGGCCACCCGGCCTGGTCCCGGTGCTCGTCGTCTCGTGGATCGTCGCCGCCGCCGGGGCGGTCGCGGTGACGGCTGCCGCCGCCTCGGCGGCCGATACGACGCTCGCCGCGTTCATCGGATCCTCCACGGGCGGAGCGTTCGTTCGTCAAGGGCTGGCCGTTCTGGTGTGCGGCGGTGCCGTCGTCGCCGCGATCCGGCATCCGTCGGCCCGAACCGTCGCGGTCGTCGGCGGGGCGGCGGCTGTGGCGTTGCTGTTCCACACGCTGGGCGGGCACGCGGGCGCAGCGCGTGACGCGCGCTGGCTCGCGGTCGGTGTCCAATGGGTGCACGTGGTCGCCGCCGGCGTCTGGGCCGGCGGACTCGGGTGGCTCGTACTCGGGGCTCGGCGACTCGACTCCGTCACACGGCCGGACGCGATCCGCGGGTTCTCCCGGCTCGCGGGTATCGCGCTCGTTCTCGTGTTCGTCACCGGATCGCTCCGGTCGATCGATCTGCTCGGTGGATTCGGCGAGATCGCCGACATCCTCGCCACCGCCTGGGGAACGACGCTCGCGATCAAGCTCGCCGTCGTGGCCACGCTCGTGGCATTGGGCGCCTGGAACCGGTTCCGCGAACTCCCGGGCCTGGGCACCCGAGGCGAACGCGGGGAAGGCAGGATCGTTCGCAACGTCGGTTTCGAAGTGCTCCTCGCGGCAGGGGTGTTCGGCGTGACCGGAGTGCTCGCGGGACTTCCACCGGCCGACGAAGCGCGCGCGGTCCTGCCCGCACCCCCACCTCAGGTCGTCGTCGAAGGACGCGACTTCGCGACCTCGGTGCGGGTACGACTGACGGTTACGCCGGCCCGCCCGGGACCGAACCTGTTCCGTGCCGACGTCGTCGACTTCGACACGGGTGCACCGATCGAAGCGGAACGCGTGACGCTACGGCTCGCACTCGCGGGCTCCGCCGGTCTGGAGCCGATCGAGGTCGCGCTCACCCGGGACGGGTCCACATGGGCTGCGTCATCGACGGGCCTGTCGATCGCCGGACTATGGGAGGGTCCGATGCTAATCGAGCGCTCCCGAGATTCGGTAGAGGTCCCGCTCGAGATCCCGATCGAAAGCGCGCCGCAGCGGGTCACGGTGACGCCCGGGACCGGCGAGCTGCCGGACCTGACGACGATCGAGCTCGGCGACGGGCGATCGGTGCAGGCGTACCTGGATCCGGACGTTCCGGGTCCAGGACAGGTCCACGTGACCGCCTTCGATGCGGACGGGCAGGAGCTGCCGCTGACCCGGGCGAGCCTGACCGCGACCCCGCCCGCGGGCGACGAGGTCGATCTGGACGCGATCCGCCTGTCCCCCGGGCACTTCGTCGCGGCGGTCACACTCACGGCCGGGACGTGGGGCTTCGAGCTCGATGCCGAACCGCGAACGGGCGCATCACTATCTGTTGCCTACGAACAGGAGGTCTCCGGATGAGGAGCCGACACGGCAGCAACCCCGCTCGAGCCTTCCTTCCCGTCACGCTCGCGCTGGGGTTGGCTTGCATCCTCGCGTTCACCGGATGCAGCTCCGGCGACGAGCCGGAGCCCACGTCTCCGAGCGGACCGTCCGTGATCCCTCGACCCACGAGCACGGCTGAGTTGGCGGTCGAGTCCCCATCGGATGGGGACGTTGTCGACGTCGGCGACGTGCCCCTTCGGATCGCGCTCGAGGGCGCCGAGCTCGTCGACACCGCGTCGACCGACGTGCGCCCCGACCAGGGGCACGTTCACATCCTGCTCGACGACGAGCTGCTCGACATGACGTCGGGACTGCGCGGTAGGCTCCCCGACGTGGGACCGGGCCAGCACGTGTTACGCGTCGAGTTCGTCGCCTCCGATCACGCGCCGTTCGATCCTCGTGTCGTCTCCGACGTCGTCTTCGAGGCGACGTGACCGAGATCCGGCACGCTCCGTCCCTCCGCCCTCCGGCCACCGGTCCATGGGTTGCGAGCGGGCCCCCGCTCGTGACCTTCGCCGCTGTCGCCGTGGTCCTGTTGGGCGGCATGGGCCTGTTGCTGTCGCGGCGTCTCCTATTGGATCCGGCCGTACCCAGAACGGCGCTGACGGCGATCCTGTTCTCGGCACTGCTCGCCGGCTCTCTCCTGGTGCCGTCGCCCGAGCGGATCCGGGCGCGCGGGGCGATGGTCGCTGCGGGTGCCGGCGTCGCGACCCTCGTGCTCGGCGCGTTGTTGCTCCCGCCGATCGTCCCGCTGCCGCCGATCGTAGCGGCCGTCCCGTTCGCACTCCTGGCGGCGATCGCGGAGGAAGCGTTCTTCCGCCGCGCGATGTTCGGCACGATCGAGCGGGCGATCGGTTGGCCCTGGGCAACGGTCGCAGCCCTCCTCACGACGGCGGTCCTGTTCGCGGCGATCCACGTTCCGCTCTACGGCACCGCCGCCCTGCCGCTCGACCTCGGGGCGGGGCTCCTGCTGTCGTGGCAACGATCGGTGTCGGGTTCGTGGTTGCTGCCCGCGGCGACGCACGTGGCCTTCAACCTCGTGGCGGTGCTCGTGTGATCCGTCCGCGGGTGCGCCGCCCGCACGCAGCCGCCGTGCTCCGCGTCTGCGGAGCGCTCGCCCTGATCGCATCGATCGCCGCCTCCTCCTGCTCGGGCGAGGCGACCTCGATCCGCATCGGTGCGATCTATCCACTGAACGGATCGCAGGGGCCGGGAGGCATCGACGAGTTCCGGGGCGTGCAACTCGCGGCCGACCTCGTGAACGCGGACGGCGGCGTAGGCGGTCGTGACGTGCAACTCGAACCGATCGACGTCCCGAGCTCCGACGGCGCGGCGGCCGCTGTCGCGCAGCTGGACGCGGCGGGGATCGAGCTGCTCGTCGGCAGCTACGGCAGCACGATCTCGCTCCCGGCAGCGGACGAGGCGGCCCGGCGCGGGATGGTGTTCTGGGAGACGGGAGCGGTGGGCGAGATGACCGGTCGGGGCGCCGGGGAACTCGTGTTCCGCGTCCCGGCGGATGGCGGAGTCCTCGGCCGCCAGGCGATCCGTTTCGTCGCGGACGAGCTCGCCCCCGGCGTGGATCGCGATCCGAACGAGCTCCGCTTCGCCGTCGTGAACGTGGACGACGTCTACGGCCGCGCGGTGGCCGCCGGCGCCCTCGACGAGCTCGACGCACGCGGACTGCACCTGGTGGGGACCTTCGACTACGACGAGACCCGGCTCGACGCGGCACGCCTGATCGCCGACGTGGCGCGTGCGCGCCCCGACGTCGTCTTCGTCTCCGCGTACCTGACCGACGGCGTGGCGATCCAGCGGCAGATCGCCCGGCAGCGCCTCCCCCTGGTCGCCGCGATCGGGACCTCGTCCAGCTACTGCATGCCGGAGTTCGGAGCCGCGCTCGGCCGGGACGCGATCGGCACGTTCGCCTCGGACAAGCCCGATGCCCAGGCGATCGATCCGACGGGGTTGACAGCCGAGGGCCGAACCCTGCTCGCGCGTGCCGCGGCCGCGTACGAGCAGCGCTTCGACGAGCCGATGAGCGCTCCGGCGTTGACGGGGTTCTCCGGCGCGTGGGCGTTGCTGCACGAGGTCCTCCCGGCGGCCGGATCTCCGACCCCCGCGGCGGTCGGCGAGGCCGCGCGGACGGCCGACCTTCCGGCGGGGTCCCTTCCCAACGGCAGCGGGCTCGCGTTCGGGAGGGCCGGCACCCCCGACGCCGGGACCAACCTCCGGGCGGCGAGCGTGATCTGGCAGTGGCTCGACCCCGACGAACACGTCGTCGTGTGGCCGGCGCCGTACGCGACCGACGTCGTGGATCCCTCGCTCCTGTCGACCCGATGACCTCCCGCGCCCGCCTGACGCTGTCCGCGATCGTCGTCGTGGCGATCGCCCTCGGGGGGGCGGCGTTGTCCGGCTCGATCTCCCCCGTGGCCCGCAGGCCGCTGCTCGACGGCATCGGCCCCGTGATCCCCTACCGCTGGGTGCAACCCCCTCCCCTGTTGCGGAACACGAACCGGCTCCCCACGCCGGAGCGGTTCCGACTCCCCTTGGGACCGGAGGGTTCCGTTGCGGACGTGCTCGCCACGAAGGATCTGCA
Encoded proteins:
- a CDS encoding 3-hydroxybutyryl-CoA dehydrogenase — protein: MEASDVNRVGVVGAGTMGAGIVEVAARAGIEVVYLEATDELVDAARARIDASLGKAVERGKLSDDEREAIAERVSGVTDVAELAGVDLVIEAATEDRDAKLGIFRRLDAVLDQEVVLASNTSSIPIGELAGATGRPDRVIGMHFFNPPQVMRLLELIAADTTSEETFGLARGVGERLGKTCVRSVDRAGFIVNRLLIPYLNDAARVFEEGRATREDIDTAIELGLGHPMGPLRLADLIGIDVVVAICEVLERSLDDERYAPAPVLRRMVEEGRLGRKSGGGFYDIP
- a CDS encoding CPBP family glutamic-type intramembrane protease, whose product is MTFAAVAVVLLGGMGLLLSRRLLLDPAVPRTALTAILFSALLAGSLLVPSPERIRARGAMVAAGAGVATLVLGALLLPPIVPLPPIVAAVPFALLAAIAEEAFFRRAMFGTIERAIGWPWATVAALLTTAVLFAAIHVPLYGTAALPLDLGAGLLLSWQRSVSGSWLLPAATHVAFNLVAVLV
- a CDS encoding glycosyltransferase; this translates as MSGQRGPIKVSLITTVKDSAEHVEEFLASVRVQSRPPDEVVVVDGGSTDGTRELLRRADDIVLIEESKANISRGRNIAIAAATHEVLAVSDADCVLEPDWLERLLAPIEAGADVAMGAYRPITDSFFSECMASVNLPAPEEIDADMFMPSARSVAYTRAAIDAAGGYPEWLDIGEDMYVNHRWRDLGLDLRAAQDAIVHWRLRPGPAATWRQYFRYARGDAIAGMYTDRHALRFGVYAGLIAALASRRRWPKVLAIAAGAAYAATPVRRALARFTDPRNRTAAAVAVPVLMAFVDLAKMAGFLAGQIAKRRGRR
- a CDS encoding copper resistance protein CopC produces the protein MSRSRIRGPGWPVRSALVAALAVVLTGLWAAPASAHAALESSTPRDGAILETSPSEILLRFSEPPDLGISEFDLLDASGGSIELGGPRAPGNGLVVTLPVPDLGDGSYTLGYRVTSTVDGHTTGDALTFGIGQPPGVPASTAPSFRTPSPSPLSVAGRWLLYVGLAMLVSATSSWFLVFRRRPPGLVPVLVVSWIVAAAGAVAVTAAAASAADTTLAAFIGSSTGGAFVRQGLAVLVCGGAVVAAIRHPSARTVAVVGGAAAVALLFHTLGGHAGAARDARWLAVGVQWVHVVAAGVWAGGLGWLVLGARRLDSVTRPDAIRGFSRLAGIALVLVFVTGSLRSIDLLGGFGEIADILATAWGTTLAIKLAVVATLVALGAWNRFRELPGLGTRGERGEGRIVRNVGFEVLLAAGVFGVTGVLAGLPPADEARAVLPAPPPQVVVEGRDFATSVRVRLTVTPARPGPNLFRADVVDFDTGAPIEAERVTLRLALAGSAGLEPIEVALTRDGSTWAASSTGLSIAGLWEGPMLIERSRDSVEVPLEIPIESAPQRVTVTPGTGELPDLTTIELGDGRSVQAYLDPDVPGPGQVHVTAFDADGQELPLTRASLTATPPAGDEVDLDAIRLSPGHFVAAVTLTAGTWGFELDAEPRTGASLSVAYEQEVSG
- a CDS encoding ABC transporter substrate-binding protein → MRRPHAAAVLRVCGALALIASIAASSCSGEATSIRIGAIYPLNGSQGPGGIDEFRGVQLAADLVNADGGVGGRDVQLEPIDVPSSDGAAAAVAQLDAAGIELLVGSYGSTISLPAADEAARRGMVFWETGAVGEMTGRGAGELVFRVPADGGVLGRQAIRFVADELAPGVDRDPNELRFAVVNVDDVYGRAVAAGALDELDARGLHLVGTFDYDETRLDAARLIADVARARPDVVFVSAYLTDGVAIQRQIARQRLPLVAAIGTSSSYCMPEFGAALGRDAIGTFASDKPDAQAIDPTGLTAEGRTLLARAAAAYEQRFDEPMSAPALTGFSGAWALLHEVLPAAGSPTPAAVGEAARTADLPAGSLPNGSGLAFGRAGTPDAGTNLRAASVIWQWLDPDEHVVVWPAPYATDVVDPSLLSTR